From one Synechocystis sp. PCC 6803 substr. PCC-P genomic stretch:
- a CDS encoding GUN4 domain-containing protein has product MSDNLTELSQQLHDASEKKQLTAIAALAEMGEGGQGILLDYLAKNVPLEKPVLAVGNVYQTLRNLEQETITTQLQRNYPTGIFPLQSAQGIDYLPLQEALGSQDFETADEITRDKLCELAGPGASQRQWLYFTEVEKFPALDLHTINALWWLHSNGNFGFSVQRRLWLASGKEFTKLWPKIGWKSGNVWTRWPKGFTWDLSAPQGHLPLLNQLRGVRVAESLYRHPVWSQYGW; this is encoded by the coding sequence ATGTCTGATAATTTGACCGAACTCTCCCAACAACTCCATGATGCTTCAGAAAAAAAACAGTTGACGGCGATCGCCGCTTTGGCAGAAATGGGAGAAGGGGGCCAGGGAATATTACTCGATTATTTGGCCAAAAATGTCCCCCTAGAAAAGCCAGTGTTGGCGGTGGGTAACGTCTACCAAACCCTCCGGAATCTAGAACAGGAAACCATCACAACGCAACTCCAACGGAATTACCCCACAGGCATTTTCCCCTTACAATCGGCCCAGGGCATTGATTATCTGCCGCTCCAGGAAGCCCTAGGAAGCCAGGATTTTGAAACAGCGGATGAAATAACCCGGGATAAATTGTGCGAACTGGCGGGGCCTGGGGCCAGTCAAAGACAATGGCTCTATTTCACAGAAGTAGAAAAATTTCCTGCCCTAGACCTGCACACCATTAATGCTTTGTGGTGGCTCCACTCCAACGGTAATTTTGGTTTTTCGGTGCAACGACGACTCTGGTTGGCGTCCGGAAAAGAATTTACCAAGCTTTGGCCGAAAATTGGCTGGAAAAGCGGCAATGTTTGGACCCGTTGGCCCAAGGGCTTTACCTGGGATTTATCCGCACCCCAGGGTCATTTACCCCTGTTAAACCAATTGCGGGGGGTAAGGGTAGCAGAATCCCTTTACAGGCACCCAGTTTGGTCCCAATACGGTTGGTAA
- the acsF gene encoding magnesium-protoporphyrin IX monomethyl ester (oxidative) cyclase, whose product MVNTLEKPGFDEIRPGVKTPAKETILTPRFYTTDFDEMAKMDISPNEDELRAILEEFRVDYNRHHFVRNESFNKSWDHIDGEKRQLFVEFLERSCTAEFSGFLLYKELGRRLKNKNPLLAECFNLMSRDEARHAGFLNKAMSDFNLSLDLGFLTKSRKYTFFKPKFIFYATYLSEKIGYWRYITIYRHLEKNPNDCIYPIFEFFENWCQDENRHGDFFDAIMRAQPHTLNDWKAKLWCRFFLLSVFATMYLNDTQRADFYACLGLEARSYDKEVIEKTNETAGRVFPIILDVNNPEFYNRLETCVSNNEQLRAIDASGAPGVIKALRKLPIFASNGWQFIKLYLMKPIAVDQLAGAVR is encoded by the coding sequence ATGGTTAATACCCTCGAAAAGCCCGGATTTGATGAAATCCGTCCCGGTGTCAAGACTCCGGCCAAGGAAACCATCCTCACTCCCCGTTTTTACACCACCGACTTCGATGAGATGGCCAAAATGGACATTTCCCCCAACGAAGACGAGTTGCGGGCCATCCTGGAAGAGTTTCGGGTGGATTACAATCGCCATCACTTTGTTCGTAATGAGTCCTTTAACAAATCCTGGGACCACATTGACGGGGAAAAACGCCAATTGTTCGTGGAATTTCTGGAGCGTTCCTGCACCGCTGAATTTTCCGGCTTCCTACTTTATAAAGAGTTGGGCCGTCGCCTCAAAAATAAAAACCCCTTGTTGGCCGAATGCTTTAACCTCATGTCCCGGGATGAAGCCCGCCATGCTGGTTTCCTCAACAAAGCCATGTCCGACTTTAACCTGTCTTTGGATTTGGGCTTTTTGACTAAGAGTCGTAAATATACCTTCTTTAAACCCAAGTTTATTTTCTACGCCACCTACCTTTCCGAGAAAATTGGCTACTGGCGTTACATCACCATTTATCGCCATTTGGAGAAAAATCCCAACGATTGCATTTATCCCATTTTTGAATTCTTTGAAAACTGGTGCCAAGACGAAAATCGCCACGGAGATTTCTTTGATGCGATTATGCGGGCCCAACCCCACACCCTCAACGATTGGAAAGCGAAGCTGTGGTGTCGTTTCTTCCTGCTCTCAGTCTTTGCCACCATGTATCTCAACGATACCCAACGGGCCGACTTCTATGCCTGCTTAGGTTTGGAGGCTCGGAGCTATGACAAGGAAGTCATTGAGAAAACCAACGAAACCGCTGGCCGGGTGTTTCCCATTATTCTCGATGTCAATAATCCTGAATTTTATAACCGCCTAGAAACCTGTGTTAGCAATAACGAACAACTACGGGCGATCGATGCTTCTGGTGCCCCTGGGGTAATTAAAGCCCTGCGTAAGTTACCCATTTTTGCTTCCAACGGCTGGCAATTTATCAAACTGTATTTGATGAAGCCCATTGCAGTGGATCAGTTGGCTGGAGCTGTGCGCTAA
- a CDS encoding GDP-L-fucose synthase: protein MLSLENQRILVTGGAGFLGKQVVAQLIAAGGDRPKITIPRSKDCDLRQASACERAVENQDIVIHLAAHVGGIGLNREKPAELFYDNLMMGVQLIHAAHQAGVKKFVCVGTICAYPKFTPVPFKEEDLWNGYPEETNAPYGVAKKALLVQLESYRLQYGFNGIYLLPVNLYGPEDNFDPRSSHVIPALIHKVYEAQKAGQKQLPVWGDGSPTREFLYSTDAARGIVMGTQAYDKADPVNLGTNFEISIKDLTELICELMEFEGDIIWETDQPNGQPRRCLDTTKAKAEFGFEAQVSLREGLKNTIDWYRQQRS from the coding sequence ATGCTTTCCCTAGAAAATCAACGTATTTTGGTCACTGGCGGGGCCGGTTTCCTCGGTAAACAAGTTGTTGCCCAATTAATTGCAGCCGGTGGCGATCGCCCAAAAATTACCATTCCCCGCTCCAAAGACTGTGATTTACGGCAAGCGTCAGCCTGCGAACGGGCAGTGGAAAATCAAGACATTGTCATTCACCTAGCGGCCCATGTGGGGGGTATTGGTCTGAACCGGGAAAAGCCCGCTGAATTGTTCTACGACAACTTAATGATGGGGGTGCAGTTAATCCATGCGGCCCACCAAGCGGGGGTGAAAAAATTTGTTTGTGTGGGCACCATCTGCGCCTATCCCAAATTTACCCCTGTACCCTTTAAGGAAGAAGACTTATGGAACGGTTATCCTGAAGAAACCAACGCTCCCTACGGCGTGGCCAAGAAAGCATTGTTGGTGCAACTGGAATCCTACCGCTTGCAGTATGGCTTTAATGGCATTTACCTCTTGCCAGTAAATCTTTACGGCCCAGAAGATAACTTCGATCCCCGCAGTTCCCACGTGATTCCTGCCTTGATCCATAAGGTTTACGAAGCGCAAAAAGCTGGACAAAAACAATTACCCGTTTGGGGCGACGGCAGTCCCACCAGGGAATTTCTTTACTCCACTGATGCGGCCCGGGGCATTGTGATGGGAACCCAAGCCTACGACAAAGCCGATCCGGTTAACCTAGGCACCAATTTTGAAATTTCCATCAAAGACTTAACGGAATTAATCTGTGAACTGATGGAGTTTGAGGGGGACATTATTTGGGAAACCGATCAACCCAACGGCCAGCCCCGTCGCTGTTTAGACACCACCAAAGCTAAAGCAGAATTTGGGTTTGAAGCCCAGGTGAGCTTGCGGGAAGGATTGAAAAATACCATTGACTGGTATCGGCAACAACGGAGCTAA
- the gmd gene encoding GDP-mannose 4,6-dehydratase translates to MSKSKVVLLTGITGQDGSYLSELLLEKGYQVHGIIRRTSTFNTDRIDHLYVDPHDLEAKLRLHYGDLTDGTTLRRILEDVKPTEIYNLGAQSHVRVSFDSPEYTVDSVAMGTLRLLEAIRDYQHRTGIQVRFYQAGSSEMFGKVQEIPQKETTPFYPRSPYACAKVYGHWQTVNYRESYDLFACNGILFNHESPRRGETFVTRKITRAIARIVAGTQKKLYLGNIDSKRDWGYAKDYVRAMWAMLQQEQPDDYVVATGETHEVKEFLEIAFGYVNLNWQNYVAFDERYLRPAEVDLLIGDPAKTKAQLGWEPSVTFTELVHLMVEADLAVLGLTSPNQSGRIKELMAQDMAFIRSQNGHAVD, encoded by the coding sequence ATGTCAAAGTCTAAAGTTGTTTTGCTGACAGGCATCACGGGGCAAGATGGCTCCTATCTGAGTGAATTGTTGTTGGAAAAGGGCTACCAAGTCCATGGCATCATTCGCCGAACTTCTACCTTTAACACTGACCGCATTGATCATCTTTATGTTGATCCCCATGATCTTGAGGCGAAACTCCGACTTCATTATGGTGATCTGACCGACGGCACCACCCTGCGCCGCATTTTAGAAGATGTCAAACCGACGGAGATTTACAATCTGGGGGCCCAATCCCACGTGCGGGTGAGCTTTGATTCTCCGGAATACACTGTAGATTCAGTGGCCATGGGGACGCTACGACTATTGGAAGCGATTCGGGATTATCAACATCGCACCGGCATCCAAGTAAGGTTCTATCAAGCCGGTTCTTCGGAAATGTTCGGCAAAGTGCAGGAGATTCCCCAAAAGGAAACCACCCCCTTTTATCCCCGCAGTCCCTACGCCTGTGCCAAGGTTTATGGCCATTGGCAAACGGTGAACTATCGGGAATCCTATGACTTATTCGCCTGTAACGGCATTTTGTTCAACCACGAATCCCCCCGCCGGGGAGAAACCTTTGTAACCAGGAAAATTACTAGGGCGATCGCCAGAATTGTGGCCGGCACCCAAAAGAAATTGTATTTAGGCAATATCGATTCCAAGCGGGATTGGGGCTATGCCAAGGACTATGTACGGGCCATGTGGGCCATGTTGCAACAGGAACAGCCCGATGACTATGTGGTGGCCACGGGGGAAACCCACGAAGTGAAGGAATTTTTAGAAATTGCCTTTGGTTACGTCAACCTCAACTGGCAGAACTATGTGGCCTTTGATGAGCGCTATTTACGCCCCGCTGAAGTAGATTTATTAATCGGCGATCCGGCGAAAACCAAAGCCCAATTGGGCTGGGAACCCTCGGTTACCTTTACGGAATTAGTTCATTTAATGGTGGAGGCAGACTTAGCAGTCCTTGGTTTAACTTCTCCCAACCAGAGTGGACGAATCAAGGAGCTCATGGCCCAGGATATGGCCTTCATTCGGAGCCAAAATGGCCATGCCGTCGATTAA
- the psbA gene encoding photosystem II q(b) protein, translated as MTTTLQQRESASLWEQFCQWVTSTNNRIYVGWFGTLMIPTLLTATTCFIIAFIAAPPVDIDGIREPVAGSLLYGNNIISGAVVPSSNAIGLHFYPIWEAASLDEWLYNGGPYQLVVFHFLIGIFCYMGRQWELSYRLGMRPWICVAYSAPVSAATAVFLIYPIGQGSFSDGMPLGISGTFNFMIVFQAEHNILMHPFHMLGVAGVFGGSLFSAMHGSLVTSSLVRETTEVESQNYGYKFGQEEETYNIVAAHGYFGRLIFQYASFNNSRSLHFFLGAWPVIGIWFTAMGVSTMAFNLNGFNFNQSILDSQGRVIGTWADVLNRANIGFEVMHERNAHNFPLDLASGEQAPVALTAPAVNG; from the coding sequence ATGACAACGACTCTCCAACAGCGCGAAAGCGCTTCCTTGTGGGAACAGTTTTGTCAGTGGGTGACCTCTACCAACAACCGGATTTATGTCGGTTGGTTCGGTACCTTGATGATCCCCACCCTCTTAACTGCCACCACTTGCTTCATCATTGCCTTCATCGCCGCTCCCCCCGTTGACATCGACGGTATCCGTGAGCCCGTTGCTGGTTCTTTGCTTTACGGTAACAACATCATCTCTGGTGCTGTTGTACCTTCTTCCAACGCTATCGGTTTGCACTTCTACCCCATCTGGGAAGCCGCTTCCTTAGATGAGTGGTTGTACAACGGTGGTCCTTACCAGTTGGTAGTATTCCACTTCCTCATCGGCATTTTCTGCTACATGGGTCGTCAGTGGGAACTTTCCTACCGCTTAGGTATGCGTCCTTGGATTTGTGTGGCTTACTCTGCCCCCGTATCCGCTGCCACCGCCGTATTCTTGATCTACCCCATTGGTCAAGGCTCCTTCTCTGATGGTATGCCCTTGGGTATTTCTGGTACCTTCAACTTCATGATCGTGTTCCAAGCTGAGCACAACATCCTGATGCACCCCTTCCACATGTTAGGTGTGGCTGGTGTATTCGGTGGTAGCTTGTTCTCCGCCATGCACGGTTCCTTGGTAACCTCCTCCTTGGTGCGTGAAACCACCGAAGTTGAATCCCAGAACTACGGTTACAAATTCGGTCAAGAAGAAGAAACCTACAACATCGTTGCCGCCCACGGCTACTTTGGTCGGTTGATCTTCCAATATGCTTCTTTCAACAACAGCCGTTCCTTGCACTTCTTCTTGGGTGCTTGGCCTGTAATCGGCATCTGGTTCACTGCTATGGGTGTAAGCACCATGGCGTTCAACCTGAACGGTTTCAACTTCAACCAGTCCATCTTGGATAGCCAAGGCCGGGTAATCGGCACCTGGGCTGATGTATTGAACCGAGCCAACATCGGTTTTGAAGTAATGCACGAACGCAATGCCCACAACTTCCCCCTCGACTTAGCGTCTGGGGAGCAAGCTCCTGTGGCTTTGACCGCTCCTGCTGTCAACGGTTAA
- the speA gene encoding biosynthetic arginine decarboxylase has protein sequence MGEEPVPADKALGKKFKKKNASWSIEESEALYRVEAWGAPYFAINAAGNITVSPNGDRGGSLDLLELVEALRQRKLGLPLLIRFSDILADRLERLNSCFAKAIARYNYPNTYQAVYPVKCNQQRHLVEALVRFGQTSQCGLEAGSKPELMIALATLPPPLDRQDKHTKPLIICNGYKDQDYLETALLAKRLGHRPIIIIEQLRELEWVLHISQQLNIKPMLGVRARLSCQSLKSSEISSGNGDRAKLGLTMPDIVTVIHRLEENNCLDCLKMLHFHLGTQVSDIALIKEAMREASQLYVELVKLGAKMRYLNVGGGLAVDYDGSKTNYPASKNYNMQNYANDIVAAIQDACELGQVSPPILVSESGRAIMAHQSVLVFDVLGSNQTGFSEPHPPDENAHPLLKNLWECYETITAEQYQEQYHDALQLKTEASSLFNFGYLSLTERGQAEQIHWACCRKIFEITRQLEYIPEDFQALDKIMTDIYYVNLSVFQSAPESWSLDQLFPILPIHHLNEKPSQRVILADLTCDSDGKIDRFIDLWDVKSYLEVHPLENDGNPYYLGMFLVGAYQEIMGNLHNLFGDINVVHIATTPQGYQIESVVRGDTMTEVLGYVQYDSDDLLEGLRRHTELALSNGQITLEESRRLLEDYEQSLRRYTYLS, from the coding sequence ATGGGGGAAGAACCTGTGCCGGCGGATAAAGCATTAGGCAAGAAATTCAAGAAAAAAAATGCCTCCTGGAGCATTGAAGAAAGCGAAGCTCTGTACCGGGTTGAGGCCTGGGGGGCACCTTATTTTGCCATTAATGCCGCTGGTAACATAACCGTCTCTCCCAACGGCGATCGGGGCGGTTCGTTAGATTTGTTGGAACTGGTGGAAGCCCTGCGGCAAAGAAAGCTCGGCTTACCCCTATTAATTCGTTTTTCCGATATTTTGGCCGATCGCCTAGAGCGATTGAATAGTTGTTTTGCCAAGGCGATCGCCCGTTACAATTACCCCAACACCTATCAGGCGGTTTATCCGGTCAAATGTAACCAGCAACGACATCTGGTGGAAGCCCTGGTTCGCTTTGGGCAAACTTCCCAGTGTGGATTGGAGGCAGGTTCCAAACCGGAATTGATGATTGCCCTCGCAACTCTACCACCTCCCTTAGACCGTCAGGACAAGCATACCAAGCCCCTAATCATTTGTAATGGCTACAAAGACCAGGATTATCTAGAAACAGCTCTGTTAGCCAAACGCTTAGGCCATCGTCCCATCATCATCATTGAACAACTACGGGAACTGGAATGGGTACTACACATCTCTCAGCAGTTAAACATTAAACCCATGTTGGGGGTACGGGCCCGGTTAAGTTGTCAGTCGCTCAAATCCTCGGAAATTTCCTCTGGCAACGGCGATCGGGCTAAGCTTGGTCTGACCATGCCGGACATTGTGACCGTAATTCATCGTCTAGAGGAAAATAATTGTCTCGATTGCCTGAAAATGCTTCATTTTCATCTGGGAACGCAAGTTTCGGACATTGCTCTGATTAAAGAAGCTATGCGGGAAGCCAGCCAACTCTATGTGGAATTGGTCAAGCTGGGGGCAAAAATGCGCTACCTCAATGTGGGGGGCGGTTTGGCGGTGGATTATGACGGTTCCAAGACCAACTATCCCGCCTCGAAAAATTACAACATGCAAAACTACGCCAACGACATTGTGGCGGCCATTCAAGATGCCTGTGAGCTTGGGCAGGTTTCCCCTCCCATTCTTGTGAGCGAAAGTGGGCGGGCAATTATGGCCCATCAGTCGGTGCTAGTTTTTGATGTGCTAGGCAGCAACCAAACAGGCTTCAGTGAACCCCATCCCCCCGATGAAAATGCCCATCCCCTGCTAAAAAATCTCTGGGAATGTTACGAAACAATTACAGCGGAACAATACCAGGAGCAATACCATGATGCTCTGCAATTAAAGACGGAGGCTAGTAGTCTTTTTAACTTCGGCTATTTAAGTCTGACGGAACGGGGACAAGCAGAGCAAATTCACTGGGCTTGTTGTCGTAAAATTTTTGAAATCACCAGACAACTAGAGTATATTCCCGAAGATTTTCAAGCGCTGGATAAAATAATGACCGATATTTATTACGTTAACTTATCGGTTTTCCAGTCAGCACCGGAATCCTGGTCTTTAGATCAACTTTTTCCCATTTTGCCCATTCACCATCTCAATGAGAAACCTAGTCAAAGGGTGATTTTAGCCGATTTAACCTGTGACAGTGATGGTAAAATTGACCGTTTTATTGACCTGTGGGATGTCAAGTCATACCTAGAAGTTCACCCCCTAGAAAATGACGGCAATCCTTACTATTTAGGTATGTTTTTAGTCGGTGCTTACCAAGAAATTATGGGCAATTTACATAATTTATTTGGTGACATTAATGTAGTTCACATTGCCACTACTCCCCAAGGTTATCAGATTGAATCGGTGGTGCGGGGAGATACCATGACGGAGGTTTTGGGTTATGTTCAGTACGATTCTGATGATTTACTCGAAGGCCTGCGGCGTCATACGGAGTTAGCCTTGAGCAATGGACAAATTACCCTGGAGGAATCTCGGCGCTTATTGGAAGATTATGAGCAAAGTTTACGGCGCTACACCTATCTAAGTTGA
- the ligA gene encoding NAD-dependent DNA ligase LigA, with the protein MTTPDRLLQLRQQLQKASYAYYVLDAPVMEDSVYDQLYRELQRLEAENPELITPDSPTQRVGEQPASQFRSVAHNIPLYSLENAFNVQELQQWQERWQRIAPTIEKAEYVCELKIDGSAIALTYENGLLVRGVTRGDGTTGEEISQNIKTIRSIPVKLNLDNPPPTVEVRGEAFLPLEEFNRINHEREAQGESLFANPRNAAAGTLRQLDPKIVHQRRLQFFAYTLHLPGQEDKIQSQWQALEYLKKAGFMVNPHCQLCKGLDEVVAYFEDWEGARQRLPYMTDGVVVKINQYPLQRELGFTQKFPRWAIALKYPAEETPTVVKAIEVNVGRTGAVTPLAVMEPVQLAGTTVQRATLHNQDRIQELDIRVGDTVIIRKAGEIIPEVVRVMTELRPENTTPYIFPSHCPACGSPLVRPLEEAVIRCVNSSCSAILQGSLIHWASRNALDIQGLGEKVVITLLENRLVNSVADLYGLQVEQLLGLERFAQKSAEKLIAAIEVSKSQPWSRILFGLGIRHVGQVNAKLLSQQFPTVEKLSQASIPDLEGVYGIGPEIAEAVVNWFRNPGNQQLIQDLEELGLVLANQGIDQTKTDSGKLKGKTFVLTGTLPNLSRLEAQELIEQSGGKVTSSVSTKTDYVLLGDKPGSKAAKAESLGIKLLSEAEFLQLLEP; encoded by the coding sequence ATGACCACCCCCGATCGCCTATTGCAACTGCGCCAACAACTCCAAAAAGCCAGCTACGCCTACTATGTACTGGATGCGCCGGTCATGGAGGACAGCGTTTACGACCAGCTTTACCGGGAACTGCAAAGGCTAGAGGCAGAAAATCCGGAGTTAATTACCCCCGACAGTCCGACCCAACGAGTGGGGGAGCAACCGGCCAGTCAGTTCCGCTCTGTTGCCCATAATATTCCCCTCTACAGCCTAGAAAATGCCTTTAATGTGCAGGAATTACAACAGTGGCAAGAACGCTGGCAACGCATTGCCCCAACCATCGAAAAGGCTGAATACGTCTGTGAGCTAAAAATTGACGGCTCGGCGATCGCCCTGACCTATGAGAATGGTTTGTTGGTGCGGGGGGTAACTAGGGGAGACGGCACCACCGGGGAAGAAATTAGCCAAAATATTAAAACCATTCGATCCATTCCCGTGAAGCTTAATTTAGATAATCCTCCCCCAACGGTGGAAGTGAGGGGGGAAGCCTTTTTGCCCCTAGAAGAATTTAATCGTATTAATCACGAGCGGGAAGCCCAGGGAGAAAGCTTATTTGCCAATCCCCGTAATGCCGCCGCCGGTACTCTCCGTCAGTTGGACCCCAAAATAGTCCACCAAAGACGCTTACAATTTTTTGCCTATACGCTCCATTTACCAGGGCAAGAAGACAAAATCCAAAGTCAATGGCAAGCTTTGGAATATCTCAAAAAAGCTGGCTTTATGGTTAATCCCCATTGTCAGCTCTGTAAAGGTTTAGATGAAGTAGTGGCATATTTTGAAGACTGGGAAGGCGCCCGGCAACGCTTACCCTATATGACCGACGGGGTGGTGGTGAAAATTAATCAGTATCCCCTGCAAAGAGAGTTAGGCTTCACCCAAAAATTTCCCCGCTGGGCGATCGCCTTAAAATATCCTGCCGAAGAAACCCCCACCGTAGTCAAAGCCATTGAAGTTAATGTGGGCCGCACCGGCGCAGTCACCCCCCTAGCCGTGATGGAGCCAGTACAGTTAGCCGGCACCACGGTACAAAGAGCCACTCTGCATAACCAAGACCGCATCCAAGAATTAGATATCCGGGTGGGGGACACGGTAATTATTCGCAAAGCAGGGGAAATTATCCCCGAAGTGGTCCGGGTAATGACAGAATTGCGCCCGGAAAACACCACCCCCTACATTTTTCCTTCCCATTGCCCGGCCTGTGGTTCCCCCTTGGTCCGACCCCTGGAAGAAGCTGTCATCCGTTGTGTCAATAGTTCCTGCTCCGCTATTTTGCAAGGCAGTTTAATTCACTGGGCTAGCCGCAACGCTTTGGATATCCAGGGTTTGGGGGAAAAAGTTGTGATTACGCTCTTGGAAAATCGGTTAGTCAACTCCGTTGCTGATTTATATGGTTTACAGGTGGAGCAGTTGTTAGGATTAGAACGTTTTGCCCAAAAATCCGCCGAAAAATTAATTGCCGCCATTGAAGTTAGCAAAAGCCAACCCTGGAGCCGCATTTTATTTGGCTTAGGTATCCGCCATGTGGGCCAGGTAAATGCCAAATTACTCAGCCAACAGTTTCCCACCGTGGAAAAACTAAGCCAAGCCAGCATTCCCGACCTGGAAGGAGTCTATGGCATTGGCCCAGAAATTGCCGAAGCCGTGGTTAATTGGTTCAGGAACCCCGGTAATCAACAATTAATTCAAGATTTAGAGGAGTTGGGTTTAGTATTGGCAAACCAAGGGATTGACCAGACCAAAACTGACAGCGGCAAGTTAAAGGGCAAAACCTTTGTGTTAACCGGGACTTTGCCCAACCTTAGTCGCCTAGAAGCTCAGGAATTAATTGAACAGAGCGGCGGTAAAGTAACCAGCAGTGTAAGTACCAAAACTGATTATGTTCTCTTGGGAGATAAACCAGGAAGTAAGGCCGCCAAGGCGGAAAGTTTGGGCATCAAGTTACTATCTGAGGCGGAGTTTTTACAATTGTTGGAGCCGTAG
- a CDS encoding Uma2 family endonuclease, whose protein sequence is MSVATSPLTLSESQNFILPGRHSWEDFKTIQAAMEQRSGLRITYFDGVIEFMTLGEYHESIKTIIGFLIEYYLFSQGIEFFPVGSATRESREKSVSFEPDESYYLGEKKEHPDLAIEVNVTSGSPSKLAKYQRLGIQEVWLWQDGKFSIYSLEGEHYQETSTSKLLPGLNFALLEECVLMPSRLEAIQKFTAR, encoded by the coding sequence ATGAGCGTCGCCACTTCTCCGTTAACTCTCAGTGAAAGTCAAAATTTTATCCTCCCCGGTCGTCATAGTTGGGAAGATTTTAAGACGATTCAGGCGGCGATGGAACAACGGTCAGGGCTACGTATCACCTATTTTGACGGAGTAATTGAGTTCATGACCCTGGGAGAGTACCACGAATCCATCAAAACCATAATCGGATTTTTGATTGAATATTATTTATTCTCTCAGGGTATTGAATTTTTTCCAGTTGGTAGTGCAACCCGTGAATCGAGGGAGAAATCGGTATCGTTTGAGCCGGATGAATCCTACTACCTTGGTGAAAAAAAGGAGCATCCTGATTTGGCAATTGAGGTCAATGTCACCAGTGGCAGTCCAAGCAAACTAGCAAAGTATCAACGGCTGGGCATTCAAGAGGTTTGGCTGTGGCAGGACGGAAAATTTTCTATTTACTCCCTAGAAGGCGAGCATTACCAAGAAACTTCAACCAGCAAATTACTTCCAGGTTTAAATTTTGCGCTGCTAGAGGAATGCGTATTGATGCCCTCTCGACTAGAAGCAATCCAAAAGTTTACAGCTCGATAA
- a CDS encoding iron ABC transporter permease, whose protein sequence is MRSSLYFRAKSPGYLALGLVLGATVLFACLISSILLGAADISPQTVWQALFQFDGSTDHLIIRTVRLPRAILAIVVGASLAVAGAITQGLTRNPLAAPDILGVNVGASLAVVLATFIGGDGSNQWAFAFIGAAIAAVVVYGLGTLGRSGLTPIKLVIAGAALSYFLGSLTTGILLLNQRTLDDIRFWLAGSLGGQDWNGLTAVLPYIMVGLVSSLSLGRQLTLLTFGEEVAQGLGLKTAWVKLGAATVLVLLAGSAVALAGPIGFVGLIVPHVVRFGVGVDYRWILPYAMVMGGIFLSVADMAARLLISPQELPVGIMTALVGAPFFIYLARSQIK, encoded by the coding sequence ATGCGATCGTCCTTGTATTTTCGAGCTAAATCTCCCGGTTATCTTGCCTTGGGCCTTGTCCTGGGGGCAACGGTTTTATTCGCCTGTCTAATATCCAGTATTCTCCTGGGAGCGGCGGATATTAGTCCCCAAACAGTGTGGCAAGCCCTATTTCAATTTGACGGTTCCACTGACCATTTAATTATTCGCACGGTACGTTTACCCAGGGCCATTCTGGCGATCGTGGTGGGAGCTTCCTTGGCTGTGGCCGGGGCCATTACCCAGGGTTTAACCCGTAATCCTCTGGCAGCTCCCGATATTCTGGGGGTTAATGTGGGTGCGTCCTTAGCGGTGGTTCTGGCCACATTTATTGGTGGCGATGGTAGTAACCAGTGGGCATTTGCCTTCATTGGAGCGGCGATCGCCGCTGTAGTTGTCTATGGCTTGGGAACCCTTGGCCGCAGTGGTCTCACCCCAATTAAATTGGTCATTGCGGGGGCGGCCCTGTCGTATTTTTTAGGCTCTTTGACCACCGGCATTCTCCTGCTCAATCAACGTACCCTAGACGATATTCGCTTTTGGTTGGCCGGCTCCCTAGGGGGACAAGATTGGAATGGTTTAACGGCGGTTTTGCCCTACATCATGGTTGGTTTGGTCAGTTCCCTTAGTTTGGGTAGGCAATTAACCTTACTGACCTTTGGAGAAGAAGTGGCCCAGGGATTAGGCCTAAAAACGGCCTGGGTAAAATTGGGGGCGGCAACGGTTTTGGTGTTACTGGCGGGCAGTGCCGTCGCCCTGGCGGGGCCGATTGGCTTTGTCGGTTTAATTGTGCCCCACGTGGTTCGTTTTGGGGTCGGAGTGGATTATCGATGGATTTTACCCTACGCCATGGTGATGGGGGGAATTTTTCTTTCTGTGGCTGACATGGCCGCCCGATTATTGATCAGCCCGCAAGAACTACCAGTGGGCATTATGACTGCTTTGGTGGGGGCACCTTTTTTTATTTATCTTGCCCGCTCCCAAATTAAATAA